A genomic segment from Acuticoccus sediminis encodes:
- a CDS encoding BMP family protein: protein MGSAAVGAELVLPARLRAQEVLKVAGIHASPVENAWNSRLHKAMLDAAEEGVIEYVFSEGVSATDYPRAMREYADQGADLIVGEAYAVEREARKVAQDYPDTAFLMGSSGDPSDANFGTFGTWNHEAAYLAGMLAGPMSESGVFGSVGAIPIPEVNMLINGFREGVNAVRPDAQHLIGFIGTFFDPPKAREAGLAQIDAGADILFGERIGTADAAKERGIKAIGSLIDYSERYPDTVFANAMWYFRPILNAAMDDVKAGNPVGKNYTPFSLMVHGGNDITFVEDMVPADAVAAMEERRAAIKAGEFEVPIDFSEPT from the coding sequence ATGGGGAGCGCCGCCGTCGGCGCGGAGCTGGTGCTGCCCGCGCGGCTCCGGGCCCAGGAGGTGCTGAAGGTCGCCGGCATCCACGCCTCGCCAGTCGAGAATGCCTGGAACTCCCGCCTCCACAAGGCGATGCTGGACGCCGCCGAGGAAGGCGTCATCGAGTACGTCTTCTCCGAGGGCGTCTCCGCGACGGACTACCCGCGGGCGATGCGCGAGTACGCCGACCAGGGCGCCGACCTCATCGTCGGCGAGGCCTACGCGGTGGAGCGCGAGGCCCGCAAGGTGGCGCAGGACTATCCCGACACGGCGTTCCTGATGGGCTCCTCCGGCGATCCGTCGGACGCCAACTTCGGCACCTTCGGCACCTGGAACCACGAGGCCGCCTATCTTGCCGGAATGCTCGCCGGTCCGATGAGCGAGAGCGGCGTCTTCGGCTCGGTCGGCGCCATCCCGATCCCCGAGGTCAACATGCTGATCAACGGCTTCCGCGAGGGCGTCAACGCCGTGCGGCCGGACGCGCAGCACCTGATCGGCTTCATCGGCACCTTCTTCGACCCGCCGAAGGCGCGCGAGGCGGGCCTCGCGCAGATCGACGCCGGCGCCGACATCCTCTTCGGCGAGCGCATCGGCACGGCGGACGCGGCCAAGGAGCGGGGCATCAAGGCGATCGGCTCGCTGATCGACTATTCCGAGCGTTACCCCGATACCGTCTTCGCCAACGCGATGTGGTATTTCCGCCCGATCCTCAACGCCGCGATGGACGACGTGAAGGCCGGCAACCCGGTCGGCAAGAACTACACGCCGTTCTCTCTCATGGTCCACGGCGGCAACGACATCACGTTCGTCGAGGACATGGTCCCGGCCGACGCGGTCGCGGCGATGGAAGAGCGGCGCGCGGCCATCAAGGCCGGCGAGTTCGAGGTGCCGATCGACTTCTCCGAGCCGACCTGA
- a CDS encoding amidohydrolase family protein, producing MFDLIAKDANLPDGRTADIAVKDGLIAAVEPGITAEAGRTIDAAGSLVTPPFIDPHFHMDATLSLGLPRLNRSGTLLEGIALWGELKPMLTADAIVERALRYCDLAVTQGIGAIRTHADISEPRLVTVEALLRVKELIADYIDLQVVAFPQDGYYRAPGGEDAMARAIDMGVDVVGGIPHFERTMADGARSVEALCRIAAEKGLPVDMHCDETDDPLSRHVETLAAETVRFGLQGRVAGSHLTSMHSMDNYYVSKLIPLMAEAGMHAIPNPLINITLQGRHDTYPKRRGMTRVPELMAAGITVSFGHDCVMDPWYSLGNADMLEVAHMAVHVAQMTSPAAMRQAFEAVTVNSARTLGLEGYGLAPGCKADFVVLQARDPVEAIRLKATRLAVVRRGKVIAETPRRVSRLAIDGRPGTVDAARYAPPAA from the coding sequence ATGTTCGACCTGATCGCCAAAGACGCCAACCTGCCCGACGGCCGCACCGCCGACATCGCCGTGAAAGACGGCCTCATCGCCGCGGTCGAGCCCGGAATCACGGCGGAGGCGGGCAGGACGATCGACGCCGCCGGCTCCCTGGTGACACCGCCGTTCATCGACCCGCACTTCCACATGGACGCGACGCTCTCGCTCGGCCTGCCGCGCCTCAACCGGTCCGGCACGCTGCTGGAGGGCATCGCGCTGTGGGGCGAGCTGAAGCCGATGCTGACGGCCGACGCCATCGTCGAGCGGGCGCTGCGCTACTGCGACCTCGCGGTGACCCAGGGGATCGGGGCGATCCGCACCCATGCCGACATCTCCGAGCCGCGCCTCGTCACGGTGGAGGCGCTTCTCAGGGTGAAGGAGCTGATCGCCGACTACATCGACCTGCAGGTCGTCGCCTTCCCGCAGGACGGCTACTACCGCGCCCCGGGCGGCGAGGATGCGATGGCGCGGGCGATCGACATGGGCGTCGACGTCGTCGGCGGCATCCCCCATTTCGAGCGCACGATGGCGGACGGGGCGCGCTCGGTCGAGGCGCTGTGCCGGATCGCGGCCGAGAAGGGCCTGCCCGTCGACATGCACTGCGACGAGACCGACGACCCGCTGTCGCGCCACGTCGAGACCCTGGCGGCGGAGACGGTGCGGTTCGGCCTTCAGGGCCGGGTCGCGGGCTCGCACCTGACGTCGATGCACTCGATGGACAACTACTACGTCTCCAAGCTGATCCCGCTGATGGCGGAGGCGGGGATGCACGCGATCCCGAACCCCCTCATCAACATCACCCTGCAGGGCCGGCACGACACCTACCCCAAGCGGCGCGGTATGACGCGCGTGCCGGAGCTGATGGCCGCCGGCATCACCGTCTCGTTCGGACACGACTGCGTGATGGACCCGTGGTACTCGCTCGGCAACGCGGACATGCTGGAGGTCGCGCACATGGCCGTCCACGTCGCGCAGATGACCTCCCCCGCGGCGATGCGGCAGGCCTTCGAGGCGGTGACGGTCAACTCGGCCCGCACGCTGGGACTCGAGGGCTACGGCCTCGCCCCGGGCTGCAAGGCAGACTTCGTTGTGCTGCAGGCACGCGACCCGGTCGAGGCGATCCGTCTCAAGGCGACGCGGCTCGCCGTGGTGCGCCGTGGCAAGGTGATCGCGGAGACGCCGCGCCGGGTCTCCCGGCTCGCCATCGACGGGCGCCCCGGGACGGTCGACGCCGCGCGGTACGCCCCGCCGGCCGCCTGA
- a CDS encoding helix-turn-helix transcriptional regulator, with protein sequence MSRAHRLFLLLEALRRRRRPVTGQVLAEELGVSLRTLYRDIDGLRAQGARIDGEAGIGFVLRPGFTVPPLMFTSAEIEALVLGSRWVAARADTDLAAAAENALEKIAGVVPEHAREELEATTLIVPPGERHSDGFAIVRDAIRRQTKLRLDYRDAGGAVTARTVWPVAVGYFDSAHILVAWCELRNAYRHFRADRIARVEPTEERLPRPRRALHAEWLRVRDA encoded by the coding sequence ATGTCGCGCGCACACCGGCTCTTCCTTCTCCTCGAGGCGCTTCGGCGCCGGCGCCGCCCGGTGACGGGGCAGGTGCTGGCGGAGGAGCTCGGCGTCAGCCTCAGGACGCTCTACCGCGACATCGACGGCCTGCGCGCCCAGGGGGCGAGGATCGACGGCGAGGCCGGCATCGGCTTCGTCCTGCGTCCCGGCTTCACCGTGCCGCCGCTGATGTTCACTTCCGCGGAGATCGAGGCGCTGGTGCTCGGCAGCCGCTGGGTCGCAGCCCGCGCCGACACGGACCTCGCCGCCGCCGCCGAGAACGCGCTAGAGAAGATCGCCGGCGTCGTCCCGGAGCATGCCCGCGAGGAGCTCGAGGCGACGACGCTCATCGTCCCGCCCGGCGAGCGCCATTCCGACGGCTTCGCCATCGTGCGGGACGCCATCCGCCGCCAGACCAAGTTGCGGCTCGACTACCGCGACGCCGGCGGCGCCGTCACCGCGCGCACCGTCTGGCCCGTGGCGGTCGGCTACTTCGACTCAGCGCATATCCTCGTCGCCTGGTGCGAGCTGCGGAACGCCTATCGCCACTTCCGCGCCGACCGGATCGCCCGGGTCGAGCCGACCGAGGAGCGCCTCCCCCGACCGCGCCGCGCCCTCCACGCCGAGTGGCTGCGCGTGCGCGACGCCTGA
- a CDS encoding AzlC family ABC transporter permease: MPHSFWSSVRRGAAYGLPVLTALAPLAVLFGALAVGRGMSPFEATVMSATVFAGAAQFVAIDLWGHSAPLWSILVSVLAINFRHLLYSAAVTPVIRHLPWRIKIPAFFVLIDPAFAFIQENKPRLDLVAYFSLGISLYIAWVTATVFGVLFGQLLSDPEAYALDMLMPIYFLALVVSFRHRPNWGLTVVATFVVSSLVYKAPEWGVTFLGPPWHITLGGLGGMIAAAIAARPDPPEVSEAAATPAPMSPRIMDPAE, translated from the coding sequence GTGCCCCACTCCTTCTGGTCCTCCGTCCGGCGGGGGGCGGCCTACGGGCTGCCCGTCCTTACCGCGCTTGCGCCGCTTGCCGTCCTGTTCGGCGCGCTGGCGGTGGGCCGCGGCATGTCGCCGTTCGAGGCGACGGTCATGAGCGCGACGGTGTTCGCCGGCGCGGCCCAGTTCGTCGCCATCGACCTGTGGGGCCACTCCGCGCCGCTCTGGTCGATCCTCGTGTCGGTGCTGGCGATCAACTTCCGCCACCTCCTCTACTCGGCCGCCGTCACGCCGGTGATCCGCCATCTGCCCTGGCGCATCAAGATCCCGGCCTTCTTCGTGCTGATCGATCCGGCCTTCGCCTTCATCCAGGAGAACAAGCCGCGGCTCGACCTCGTGGCCTACTTCTCGCTCGGCATCTCGCTCTACATCGCCTGGGTCACGGCGACCGTGTTCGGCGTCCTCTTCGGCCAGCTCCTGTCCGACCCCGAGGCGTACGCGCTCGACATGCTGATGCCGATCTACTTCCTGGCGCTGGTCGTCTCGTTCCGTCATCGCCCGAACTGGGGCCTGACGGTGGTCGCGACGTTCGTCGTCTCCTCGCTGGTCTACAAGGCGCCGGAGTGGGGCGTGACCTTCCTCGGCCCGCCCTGGCACATCACGCTCGGCGGTCTCGGCGGGATGATCGCGGCGGCGATCGCCGCCCGGCCCGACCCGCCCGAGGTGTCCGAAGCCGCGGCGACCCCCGCTCCGATGAGCCCGAGAATCATGGATCCGGCGGAATGA
- a CDS encoding AzlD domain-containing protein — protein sequence MSDTMVMILASAAVAYGARVTGYLILSRFERIHFRVAAALDAVPAAVMTTLVVPAAINGGWREILVIAAAVLAAIRFGTMATVIFSMVAILALRAV from the coding sequence ATGAGCGACACGATGGTCATGATCCTCGCCAGCGCCGCCGTGGCGTACGGCGCGCGGGTGACCGGATACCTCATCCTGTCGCGCTTCGAGCGGATCCACTTCCGCGTTGCCGCCGCGCTTGACGCGGTGCCGGCGGCGGTGATGACGACGCTGGTCGTCCCCGCCGCGATCAACGGCGGCTGGCGCGAGATCCTCGTGATCGCCGCCGCCGTGCTGGCGGCGATCCGGTTCGGGACCATGGCGACGGTGATCTTCTCCATGGTCGCGATCCTGGCCCTGCGCGCGGTCTGA
- a CDS encoding VOC family protein, protein MALTYILLPTARMERSAAFWHSVVGADPVQDMPTFKLYPLGHGFMLGLWAREEIVPEPAAAGGSEVSIRRDTPAEVDAMHDDWAARGIAILAAPADMGFGRTFVAADPDGHRIRVFAPAA, encoded by the coding sequence ATGGCTCTCACCTACATCCTTCTGCCGACCGCCCGGATGGAGCGCTCCGCCGCGTTCTGGCACTCCGTCGTCGGCGCCGATCCGGTCCAGGACATGCCGACGTTCAAGCTCTACCCGCTGGGCCACGGCTTCATGCTGGGCCTCTGGGCGCGCGAGGAGATCGTGCCGGAACCCGCGGCGGCGGGCGGCTCCGAGGTGTCGATCAGGCGGGACACCCCGGCCGAGGTCGACGCGATGCACGACGACTGGGCCGCGCGCGGCATCGCCATCCTCGCCGCTCCGGCGGACATGGGCTTCGGCCGAACGTTCGTCGCCGCCGATCCGGACGGGCACCGGATCCGCGTCTTCGCCCCCGCCGCGTAG
- a CDS encoding ABC transporter permease, whose product MRLERRETQSAWLMLAAPLAAVAVALVLSGGLIALSGASVPEAFRRIAIGAFGSRLAITETLTRATPLILTGLAVAVAFRARVWNIGAEGQLYLGAVAAVAVGATNPLGLPAPLLVLVVAAAGAVAGALLLVLPVALRLRFAVDEVVTTLLLNFIVLLFVSMMIEGPMKDPLAFGWPASVPVDDAATLPHLVERSRLHAGLILALVMAVVVQYVMTRTVFGLEARATGHNPAAARFAGVPVGRTLLKVAALSGGLAGLAGAIEVMGVKGYVTTDLSPGFGYAGIIVAMLANLSPVGVVGAAIFSAAIFVGADSMGRAMGVPSFIADVTVALALLTMLVALLLTTYRIRR is encoded by the coding sequence ATGCGGCTTGAACGGCGTGAGACACAATCGGCGTGGCTGATGCTGGCGGCGCCGCTCGCGGCGGTCGCCGTGGCGCTGGTGCTGTCGGGCGGCCTGATCGCGCTGTCCGGCGCGTCGGTGCCGGAGGCCTTCCGGCGCATCGCCATCGGCGCCTTCGGCTCGCGCCTCGCCATCACCGAGACGCTGACGCGCGCCACGCCGCTGATCCTCACCGGTCTCGCCGTGGCCGTCGCCTTCCGCGCGCGGGTCTGGAACATCGGCGCGGAGGGGCAGCTCTACCTCGGCGCCGTCGCGGCCGTCGCCGTCGGGGCGACGAACCCGCTCGGCCTCCCGGCCCCGCTCCTGGTGCTCGTCGTCGCCGCGGCGGGCGCCGTCGCGGGGGCGCTGCTCCTCGTGCTCCCGGTGGCGCTCAGGCTCCGCTTCGCGGTCGACGAGGTGGTGACGACGCTGCTTCTCAACTTCATCGTCCTCCTCTTCGTGTCGATGATGATCGAGGGGCCGATGAAGGACCCGCTGGCCTTCGGCTGGCCGGCCTCCGTGCCGGTCGACGACGCGGCCACCCTCCCCCACCTCGTCGAGCGCTCGCGGCTCCATGCCGGCCTCATCCTGGCGCTCGTGATGGCGGTGGTGGTGCAGTACGTCATGACCCGCACGGTGTTCGGGCTGGAGGCGCGGGCCACAGGGCACAACCCCGCCGCGGCGCGCTTCGCCGGCGTCCCGGTGGGCAGGACGCTCCTGAAGGTGGCGGCGCTCTCGGGCGGCCTCGCCGGGCTCGCCGGCGCCATCGAGGTGATGGGCGTGAAGGGCTACGTGACCACCGACCTCTCGCCCGGCTTCGGCTATGCCGGCATCATCGTCGCGATGCTCGCCAACCTGTCGCCGGTCGGCGTCGTCGGCGCGGCGATCTTCTCGGCGGCGATCTTCGTGGGCGCCGACTCGATGGGCCGCGCCATGGGCGTGCCGAGCTTCATCGCCGACGTCACGGTGGCGCTCGCGCTGCTGACGATGCTCGTCGCCCTCCTCCTCACCACCTACAGGATCCGCCGATGA
- a CDS encoding TlpA family protein disulfide reductase, with translation MMKLAAALLSACIAAPALADGLVVEDASGTAAPLATHTGTAPAAVHFWATWCGPCLTELPRLADLMADRPDLAAHIVIVSVDTRSIDSVRAFLADRLGLDLETLRVVEGTPGDTYGVRAYPATVFLAGDGTLAAKVEGSIDWSDPDRVADLAASLAD, from the coding sequence ATGATGAAGCTCGCAGCCGCTCTCCTGTCAGCCTGCATCGCCGCTCCGGCGCTGGCGGACGGTCTCGTCGTGGAGGACGCGTCCGGCACCGCCGCCCCGCTGGCCACGCACACCGGGACAGCGCCCGCGGCGGTCCATTTCTGGGCCACGTGGTGCGGGCCGTGCCTGACGGAGCTGCCCCGCCTGGCGGACCTCATGGCGGACCGGCCGGACCTTGCCGCGCACATCGTCATCGTGTCGGTCGACACCCGCTCCATCGACAGCGTGCGCGCCTTCCTCGCCGACCGGCTGGGGCTCGACCTCGAGACGCTTCGCGTGGTCGAGGGGACGCCGGGCGACACCTACGGCGTGCGCGCCTACCCGGCGACGGTGTTCCTCGCCGGCGACGGCACCCTCGCCGCGAAGGTGGAAGGGTCGATCGACTGGTCCGACCCCGACCGGGTGGCGGACCTCGCCGCCAGCCTTGCCGATTGA
- a CDS encoding ABC transporter ATP-binding protein, which produces MTPVLRLEAITKRFGSFLANDDITIELKRGEIVALLGENGAGKTTLMNILFGHYVADAGRVLVDGEPLPPGRPGAAIAAGVGMVHQHFALATNLTVLENVTAGTEPLLALRRRRRNARAKLAALAQKFGLAVDPGARVADLSVGERQRVEILKALYNDARILILDEPTAVLTAPEAETLFATLKTMAREGLSLIFISHKLGEVMGAADRIVVLRQGKLVAERTPASTSRAELAELMVGRRVARPRHTEAHVGGVVLEARDVSVTTGGRRRLADVSFEVRAGETLAIVGVSGNGQSALGALVSGLARPSAGQLTILGAPAADPRTLVGRGVGRIPEDRHAEGAVGELTVWENVILERVRDPRFAARGIVRRGASKAHTAAVVQRFDVRGGGAGGRAALLSGGNLQKLILGRNLIEGPKLLVAAQPTRGLDEGAIAEVHREILAARGAGAGVLLISEDLDEVLGLADRVQAIVGGRLSPPAPADTLDARRLGLMMAGEWHEAA; this is translated from the coding sequence GTGACGCCCGTCCTGAGGCTCGAAGCGATCACCAAGCGCTTCGGGTCGTTCCTGGCCAACGACGACATCACCATCGAACTGAAACGCGGCGAGATCGTCGCGCTTCTGGGTGAGAACGGCGCCGGCAAGACGACGCTGATGAACATCCTGTTCGGTCACTACGTGGCCGACGCCGGCCGTGTCCTGGTCGACGGCGAACCGTTGCCGCCGGGGCGGCCGGGCGCCGCGATCGCCGCCGGCGTGGGGATGGTGCACCAGCACTTCGCGCTGGCGACCAACCTCACGGTGCTGGAGAACGTCACCGCCGGGACCGAGCCGCTCCTCGCGCTGCGGCGGCGGCGGCGGAACGCGCGGGCGAAGCTCGCGGCGCTGGCGCAGAAGTTCGGCCTCGCCGTCGACCCGGGCGCGCGGGTCGCGGACCTCTCCGTCGGCGAGCGCCAGCGCGTCGAGATCCTGAAGGCGCTCTACAACGATGCGCGCATCCTCATCCTCGACGAGCCGACCGCGGTGCTGACCGCGCCGGAGGCCGAGACGCTGTTCGCGACGCTCAAGACGATGGCGCGCGAGGGGCTGTCGCTGATCTTCATCTCGCACAAGCTGGGCGAGGTGATGGGCGCGGCCGACCGCATCGTCGTCCTGCGCCAGGGCAAGCTCGTCGCCGAGCGAACACCCGCGTCGACGTCACGCGCGGAGCTCGCCGAGCTGATGGTGGGCCGCCGCGTCGCCCGGCCGCGCCACACCGAGGCGCACGTCGGCGGCGTCGTGCTCGAGGCGCGGGACGTCAGCGTGACGACCGGCGGGCGCAGGCGGCTTGCCGACGTGTCGTTCGAGGTCCGCGCGGGCGAGACGCTCGCCATCGTCGGCGTCTCGGGCAACGGCCAGTCGGCGCTGGGGGCGCTGGTCTCGGGGCTCGCGCGGCCGTCCGCCGGCCAGCTCACCATCCTGGGCGCGCCCGCCGCCGACCCGCGGACGCTGGTCGGGCGCGGAGTCGGACGCATCCCGGAGGACCGCCACGCGGAGGGCGCGGTGGGCGAGCTCACGGTGTGGGAGAACGTGATCCTGGAGCGGGTGCGCGATCCGCGCTTCGCCGCGCGCGGGATCGTCCGGCGCGGCGCTTCGAAGGCGCACACCGCGGCGGTCGTGCAGCGGTTCGACGTGCGGGGCGGCGGCGCCGGGGGCCGCGCGGCGCTGCTGTCGGGCGGAAACCTGCAGAAGCTCATCCTCGGCCGCAACCTCATCGAGGGGCCGAAGCTCCTGGTGGCGGCGCAGCCGACGCGCGGGCTCGACGAGGGCGCCATCGCCGAGGTGCACCGCGAGATCCTCGCCGCGCGCGGCGCGGGCGCGGGGGTCCTCCTCATCTCGGAGGATCTCGACGAGGTGCTCGGGCTGGCCGACCGGGTACAGGCCATCGTCGGCGGCCGCCTGTCGCCGCCGGCACCGGCGGATACGCTCGACGCGAGGCGCCTCGGCCTGATGATGGCCGGCGAGTGGCACGAGGCGGCATGA
- a CDS encoding FtsX-like permease family protein: MLDQLRPYWDQAVRFAGQAADWAAFQASRMPAYWVQLRDYWDGLAPNTQDALLTAGLLAPALLLGLILIAGFRPFPLVGAMLWRFRLTNVMFVALIAVSVGIGVGLIAQERGLRAGTARAADKFDLVLAAPGSEMTMLLAAVYLQPADVPLLDGKIYEEVASDARVRIAAPIAFGDSVDGAPVVGTTPRFVEYLAGTLAEGRVFADEAEAVVGASVPLAVGDEFEPAHGMGPEADEHAHEEEHFHVVGRMAPTGSPWDRAVMVPIEAVWHVHGLSDGHAEGWDGTVGEPFDAAAFPGTPAIIVRANQLWANYALRDAFTRDDVMAFFPGAVLAQLYSLLGDVRQVMSLLAVVTQVLVAAGVLTGLVILTRLYAQRLALLRALGAPVRFVLAVVWSYAASLIALGALAGLAVGYGATALLSRMVTEKTDILVTATLGWPEVHLVAAFVSLAMLLALLPGLAALPRNVVGALRG, encoded by the coding sequence ATGCTTGATCAGCTTCGCCCCTACTGGGATCAGGCGGTCCGGTTCGCCGGGCAGGCCGCCGACTGGGCCGCGTTCCAGGCCTCCCGGATGCCGGCCTACTGGGTCCAGCTGCGGGACTACTGGGACGGCCTCGCCCCGAACACGCAGGACGCGCTCCTCACTGCCGGACTGCTGGCGCCGGCGCTCCTCCTCGGCCTGATCCTGATCGCCGGGTTCCGGCCGTTCCCGCTGGTCGGGGCCATGCTGTGGCGCTTCCGGCTGACCAACGTCATGTTCGTGGCGCTGATCGCCGTCTCGGTCGGCATCGGCGTCGGCCTGATCGCGCAGGAGAGGGGGCTCAGGGCCGGGACGGCGCGGGCGGCGGACAAGTTCGACCTCGTCCTCGCCGCGCCGGGCAGCGAGATGACGATGCTGCTGGCCGCCGTCTACCTCCAGCCCGCCGACGTGCCGCTCCTCGACGGGAAGATCTATGAGGAGGTCGCCTCCGACGCGCGGGTCCGGATCGCCGCGCCGATCGCCTTCGGCGACAGCGTCGACGGGGCGCCGGTGGTCGGCACCACGCCGCGTTTCGTCGAGTACCTCGCCGGGACGCTCGCCGAGGGCCGCGTCTTCGCGGACGAGGCCGAGGCGGTGGTGGGCGCCAGCGTGCCGCTCGCCGTCGGCGACGAGTTCGAGCCCGCGCACGGCATGGGACCGGAGGCCGACGAGCATGCCCACGAGGAGGAGCACTTCCACGTCGTCGGCCGCATGGCGCCGACCGGCAGCCCGTGGGACCGCGCCGTCATGGTGCCCATCGAGGCGGTCTGGCACGTCCACGGCCTCTCGGACGGGCACGCCGAGGGTTGGGACGGCACCGTCGGCGAGCCGTTCGACGCGGCGGCCTTCCCCGGGACGCCGGCGATCATCGTGCGGGCGAACCAGCTCTGGGCGAACTACGCCCTGCGCGACGCATTCACCCGCGACGACGTGATGGCGTTCTTCCCCGGCGCGGTCCTGGCACAGCTTTACAGCCTCCTCGGCGACGTGCGGCAGGTGATGTCGCTGCTCGCGGTGGTGACCCAGGTGCTGGTGGCGGCGGGGGTGCTGACGGGGCTCGTCATCCTGACCCGGCTCTACGCGCAGCGGCTGGCGCTGCTGCGGGCGCTCGGCGCGCCGGTGCGCTTCGTGCTGGCGGTGGTCTGGTCCTACGCGGCGAGCCTGATCGCCCTCGGGGCGCTGGCCGGGCTCGCGGTCGGGTACGGCGCGACGGCGCTCCTGTCGCGCATGGTGACGGAGAAGACCGACATCCTCGTCACCGCCACGCTCGGCTGGCCGGAGGTGCATCTCGTCGCGGCGTTCGTCTCGCTGGCGATGCTCCTGGCGCTGCTGCCGGGGCTCGCCGCGCTGCCGCGCAACGTCGTCGGCGCCCTGCGCGGCTAG
- a CDS encoding cytochrome c: MGNIVTFLTACISLLFVASTTAPAAADDLTERGAYLVNTVMACGNCHTPMGPQGPDMSRALSGGLEFDTPGFHVTASNLTPHDTGLGSWSDEEIKRALVEGRRPDGSALAPIMPTSFYKVLTPRDLDAIVAYLRTLPPVDRKVPAPEYAGDPPPAFPGAEAPIAEEDQGADPVRKGFYLVTIAHCMECHTDWEADGPPAIGAGGRPLPGPWGVSISANITNDPHAGLGEWTDEEIVRAVTAGVSRDGRALLPPMGYPFYAGISPDDLAAMVAYLRTVPSTH; this comes from the coding sequence ATGGGCAACATTGTAACGTTTTTGACCGCCTGCATTTCTCTACTTTTCGTTGCTTCCACCACCGCTCCCGCCGCTGCCGATGACCTCACCGAGCGCGGCGCCTACCTCGTCAACACCGTCATGGCCTGCGGCAATTGCCATACGCCGATGGGCCCGCAGGGGCCGGACATGAGCCGAGCCCTCTCCGGCGGCCTCGAGTTCGACACGCCGGGCTTCCACGTCACCGCGTCCAACCTCACGCCGCACGACACCGGCCTCGGCTCATGGTCCGACGAGGAGATCAAGCGCGCCCTGGTCGAGGGACGGCGGCCGGACGGCAGCGCCCTCGCGCCGATCATGCCGACGAGCTTCTACAAGGTGCTGACGCCGCGCGACCTCGACGCCATCGTCGCCTACCTGCGGACGCTCCCGCCGGTGGACCGCAAGGTCCCCGCGCCCGAATACGCGGGCGATCCGCCGCCCGCCTTCCCCGGCGCCGAAGCGCCGATCGCGGAGGAGGACCAGGGCGCCGACCCGGTGCGCAAGGGCTTCTACCTCGTCACCATCGCGCACTGCATGGAGTGCCATACCGACTGGGAGGCCGACGGGCCGCCGGCGATCGGCGCAGGCGGGCGTCCCCTGCCGGGCCCCTGGGGCGTCTCGATCTCGGCCAACATCACCAACGACCCGCACGCCGGGCTCGGCGAATGGACCGACGAGGAGATCGTGCGCGCCGTCACCGCCGGCGTCTCGCGCGACGGTCGCGCCCTGCTGCCGCCGATGGGCTACCCGTTCTATGCCGGCATCTCGCCTGACGACCTCGCCGCGATGGTCGCCTACCTGCGCACCGTTCCGTCGACGCACTGA
- a CDS encoding ABC transporter permease, with the protein MNVFVDVLASAGLWEAVLRIATPLIFGTLGALLCERSGVLNLGIEGIMTFGAMIAWLTVFGGANLWVGLLAAAACGALFGLLHAAMTVPLGLSQHVTGLGITLLASSLAYYLFRLAIPVQGTPPTVEPFQPVDWAWLDHVPVVGPLLAAQTAPTFLALAMVPILAYVLAATPLGLAIRMTGENPHAAEAQGIDPIATRIGAVVAGSALMALGGAFLTLSAFNSFFPTMVQGRGWVSIALVVFAMWRPWRALLGALLFALFDAYQLRLQAQLGKEVPYQLFLMMPYVLSIAALVVMARRARVPQALMQPYRRGER; encoded by the coding sequence ATGAACGTCTTCGTCGACGTCCTCGCCTCGGCGGGCCTCTGGGAGGCGGTGCTGCGCATCGCGACGCCGCTCATCTTCGGCACGCTCGGCGCGCTCCTGTGCGAGCGGTCGGGCGTCCTCAACCTCGGCATCGAGGGCATCATGACCTTCGGCGCGATGATCGCGTGGCTGACGGTGTTCGGCGGCGCCAACCTCTGGGTGGGGCTGCTCGCCGCGGCGGCCTGCGGCGCGCTCTTCGGTCTCCTCCATGCGGCGATGACCGTGCCGCTGGGGCTCTCGCAGCACGTGACGGGCCTCGGCATCACGCTGCTCGCGTCCTCGCTCGCCTACTACCTCTTCCGCCTCGCGATCCCGGTGCAGGGGACGCCGCCGACGGTGGAGCCGTTCCAGCCGGTCGACTGGGCGTGGCTCGACCACGTCCCCGTTGTCGGCCCGCTCCTCGCGGCGCAGACGGCGCCGACCTTCCTGGCGCTCGCGATGGTGCCGATCCTCGCCTACGTGCTCGCCGCGACGCCGCTCGGCCTCGCGATCCGCATGACGGGCGAGAACCCGCACGCCGCCGAGGCGCAGGGCATCGACCCGATCGCGACGCGGATCGGCGCCGTGGTCGCCGGGAGCGCGCTGATGGCGCTCGGCGGCGCCTTCCTCACCCTGTCGGCGTTCAACAGCTTCTTCCCGACGATGGTGCAGGGGCGCGGCTGGGTCTCCATCGCGCTGGTGGTGTTCGCGATGTGGCGGCCGTGGCGGGCGCTCCTCGGCGCGCTCCTCTTCGCCCTGTTCGACGCCTACCAGCTCCGCCTGCAGGCCCAGCTCGGCAAGGAGGTGCCGTACCAGCTCTTCCTGATGATGCCGTACGTCCTGTCCATCGCGGCGCTGGTGGTGATGGCGCGGCGGGCCCGCGTGCCGCAGGCGCTGATGCAGCCCTACCGCCGCGGCGAACGCTGA